A window of Vibrio gazogenes genomic DNA:
ATAACGAAGGAAGTTTCACAAGATGACCCCTGATCAAAAATTTGCACGCTGGGTGAAATACGCCAGTGCGCTTTTCATCGTCCTTTTTGCCTATTTTTTACTGGCAGATACAGTGATGCCACTGACGCCACAGGCGATGGCAACCCGCGTCATTACGAAAATTGCCCCCAGAGTCAGCGGACAAATCAATCAAGTTTATGTCCATAACAACCAACAAGTTCAGCAAGGCGATCTCTTGTTTGAAATCGATCCGGTGCCCTATCAGCTCGCGGTCGAACAAGCCAAAATAGATTTGGAAAAAGCCATTCAGGACAATCAACAATTAGATGCTTCGATCGCAGCAGCGCAAGCAGATGCCGAAGCCAATCAAATTGTATTTAACCAAAAGGTCCGGGAGGCCAAACGTTTAGACCAACTCTTTACCCGTAATGGGGTTTCCCAGCAACAACGCGATGATGCATTAAGTAATGCGACTGCGGCAAAAGCAAACCTGATGGCCGCCCAAGCCCGGCTGAAAGAGCTCCAGGTTCGTCGCGGGACGACAACCCATGAGAATGTCACAGTGAAAATGGCGCAAAACCGCCTTCAGCAAGCAGCATTGAATCTCTCTTACACCCAAATCAAAGCCGAACATGCCGGCATTATCACCAACCTGCAACTCATGGTCGGAACTTACGCCAATAAAGGCACACCATTGATTGCACTGGTCGATAAAAAACTGGATATCATTGCGGATTTCAGAGAGAAGAGTCTGCGCAATTTTAATCATGATACTCCGGCACTGATTACCTTTGATCGCGATCCGGGCCGCCTTTATACCGCCAAGGTCAGTACCATCGATGCGGGTGTCAGTAGCGGCCAGTTTGATGCCAACGGTTCTCTTGCTTCTCCGACAAGTTCGAATCGTTGGGTCAGAGATGCTCAACGGATCCGACTCCATCTGACGCTCAATCAACCACTGCCAGAGAATCTGCCATCCGGTGCCAGAGCAACGGTACAACTGATCCCCCATCAATCCGTGCTTGCTTGGTTTGCGCGGATGCAAATTCATGCGTTGAGCTTATTGCACTACATTTACTGATCCGGAGAACAAGATGCGCTTATGGACTCATCCTCTCAATGACAACGATCTCCGGCAGTGTTTACGGATTGCGACGGGTGCGACCCTCGGTTTTGCCTTCAGTAAATATTTTGGCTGGAACTTTGGGGTCTTTTTTACCGTCGTTCCGATGCTATTGCTGGGGATGATTCCGGTACTCAACGGACATATCGCCCGACAGATGATCGCATCAGCGGTGATCTGCACACTGGAAGTTGGCCTGCTCGCTGGCTTATTCGGCGGGCATCCGGGAATCATGACCATCATTGCGTTGTTATTGTTCCTCTCCAAGTTTGCCTGTATGGCTCGCGGACCGTTATTCCTGTTCGGTGCAAACTGTGTGTTGAATCTGAGTATCATGTTGCATTTCGCCAGTTATTCAACCACCGATATTAACGACATGATTAGTTGTAACATGGCCGCGAATTTCCTTGCGATTGGGATTGCATACCTAATGCACTATCTCATTCCTGATGTGGCTCCCAGACAATCGCCACCACCACCGGCAGAACCCAAACGCTCTCACCGTTTCCGCCATGAAACACTGTTAGGAACCGGTGTCGCAACGTTATCGTTTCTCGTGTTCCAGACCTTCAACCTCAGTGATTCGATGTCTGCACAGTCCACCAGCCTGTTACTCCTGTTTCCGATGAACTGGAATGGCGCTTTGGGCTATGCCAGAAAAAGGGCGATGGGGACAATTTTAGGCGTTGTTTTTGGCCTGAGCTGTCAGATCCTGTTATATGATCGCTCGAACCAGTTGATCTTAGTCATCCCATTGCTGTGGATCGGAACGATGTTGTTTGGCTATCTGCACATGAAAGAAGCGAGCGGCTCCGGGGTAGGATTTGGCGGATTAACCACGTTAGGGATCTTATTCGGTCAGTACCTGACACCGACCAGTGACTTAACATTCAATGCGTTATACCGCATTAGCAGTATCTTATTTGCCATTGTTGCCACTTTGATTGCAACTTATATGCTCCATCGTCTCTTGAATACCATTGAAGCGACCAAATACGGGCACTGACACACACTCAAGGGTTGTCTTGACTCTATCTGGTGTGTTCAAAACATGGTGTTTTTAAAAACATAGCGTGTTCAAAAATATCGCGAGCCCCCCAAATGCACCGTTTTACACTGTAAAGTCACAAAAAAGGATTGAGGTCTAATGACACTCAATCCTGTATTTTGTGGCTGCCGAGTTGCAATCATCCGTTCAAAGACAAACGCGACAGGCTCACTTCTGCCCTGACATTCAGCAAC
This region includes:
- a CDS encoding HlyD family secretion protein, translated to MTPDQKFARWVKYASALFIVLFAYFLLADTVMPLTPQAMATRVITKIAPRVSGQINQVYVHNNQQVQQGDLLFEIDPVPYQLAVEQAKIDLEKAIQDNQQLDASIAAAQADAEANQIVFNQKVREAKRLDQLFTRNGVSQQQRDDALSNATAAKANLMAAQARLKELQVRRGTTTHENVTVKMAQNRLQQAALNLSYTQIKAEHAGIITNLQLMVGTYANKGTPLIALVDKKLDIIADFREKSLRNFNHDTPALITFDRDPGRLYTAKVSTIDAGVSSGQFDANGSLASPTSSNRWVRDAQRIRLHLTLNQPLPENLPSGARATVQLIPHQSVLAWFARMQIHALSLLHYIY
- a CDS encoding DUF2955 domain-containing protein produces the protein MRLWTHPLNDNDLRQCLRIATGATLGFAFSKYFGWNFGVFFTVVPMLLLGMIPVLNGHIARQMIASAVICTLEVGLLAGLFGGHPGIMTIIALLLFLSKFACMARGPLFLFGANCVLNLSIMLHFASYSTTDINDMISCNMAANFLAIGIAYLMHYLIPDVAPRQSPPPPAEPKRSHRFRHETLLGTGVATLSFLVFQTFNLSDSMSAQSTSLLLLFPMNWNGALGYARKRAMGTILGVVFGLSCQILLYDRSNQLILVIPLLWIGTMLFGYLHMKEASGSGVGFGGLTTLGILFGQYLTPTSDLTFNALYRISSILFAIVATLIATYMLHRLLNTIEATKYGH